A genomic stretch from Shewanella woodyi ATCC 51908 includes:
- a CDS encoding YadA C-terminal domain-containing protein, with the protein MKKSLIALVVATSISALSVAAAPVDKDGRYLNTAKDLIGSLSYQDKQEYIAQFNTLETQQEKAAFFKMVIVAETSVENAVNFVLDRVEAGEGTLADMGLTGTDVEAYMVESGLLTEGRNGNLVIDDTSDAYKAMKARRSEAWTKHVQYSDDDPFYISPIVDDNERDIPTPAPISTDLKVSGFNKAMEKAGNSAMIQKDPITGEYTLYREGQAPLALTNEEAVKNAMRVVALTNTDGYEKVLQEIHDRQEVIVDPVDVVITPIDPGFGVDPKPGNPTPHPGYSTDVKVSAFNKAMERKGSEVQISKTVDAVTGEATYHFIQDGSAPIELTPENADKFKKALAKATNDHRSAKIDPIDPGFGGDPDKSPKDTGIDKILNEFAAVNSSIQVVANSAANNSLLIADVAATQSASNVALQEASQTLQAKTGKAVQVLETARNGMQSGVNELHIAAGSMKTSLTAELADLQAQIDRLNSGDDGTNPPTVDEELRAGLVVAKDKVETELVAVNKSVDIVANSAANNSTLIATNSANQAATNDALKSAGQELQAKTGKAVETLETARSGMNAGANELMAALQAMQAQMDAQARLIAELQAGENPGTGLPTGIDEEVRDGLQTASATMQKKLGTAADTLKAASKGLKNNKPQNGVQPIQPIQPTDPVEPVTPLDPREHEYGSVGNGAATAWLNERIDSGKGLMNEHLDAEFTAFEDKITAMYQSDMASFQEDVQDEMDGVMASTHAITNSRPFLSNGGTAVGVGIGAAGDASAVAIGVAHSFKDTGWSVSGSVNATTGSSSDVSLGAGVQFQF; encoded by the coding sequence ATGAAAAAATCTTTAATTGCTTTAGTTGTTGCAACTTCTATTTCAGCTTTGAGTGTTGCAGCTGCGCCAGTCGATAAAGACGGCCGCTATCTAAATACCGCTAAGGACTTGATTGGCTCTTTATCCTATCAGGACAAACAAGAGTACATCGCTCAGTTCAATACTCTTGAAACTCAGCAAGAAAAAGCGGCGTTCTTCAAGATGGTGATCGTTGCTGAAACCTCAGTTGAAAACGCTGTTAACTTCGTACTTGACCGCGTTGAAGCTGGCGAAGGTACGCTTGCTGATATGGGTCTGACCGGTACTGATGTAGAAGCGTACATGGTGGAGTCAGGTCTGCTTACAGAAGGTCGTAACGGCAATCTAGTTATCGATGACACATCAGATGCGTATAAAGCAATGAAGGCTCGCCGTAGCGAAGCATGGACGAAGCACGTTCAGTACAGCGATGACGACCCGTTCTACATCAGCCCAATCGTTGATGATAACGAGCGTGATATTCCTACTCCTGCTCCAATCTCAACTGACCTTAAAGTATCAGGCTTCAACAAGGCAATGGAGAAAGCTGGTAACTCAGCTATGATCCAGAAAGATCCTATTACTGGCGAGTATACTCTGTACCGTGAAGGTCAAGCTCCGTTAGCTCTAACTAACGAAGAAGCTGTTAAAAATGCAATGCGTGTGGTTGCGTTAACAAACACTGATGGCTATGAGAAAGTTCTTCAAGAAATTCATGACCGTCAAGAAGTGATTGTAGATCCTGTCGATGTTGTAATTACTCCTATTGATCCAGGGTTTGGCGTAGACCCCAAACCTGGTAACCCTACTCCACATCCTGGTTACTCTACCGATGTTAAAGTCTCTGCTTTCAATAAGGCGATGGAACGTAAAGGTAGTGAAGTACAAATTTCTAAGACTGTTGATGCTGTGACTGGTGAAGCAACTTACCATTTCATTCAGGACGGTTCAGCCCCAATCGAACTAACTCCTGAAAATGCTGATAAATTCAAGAAGGCTTTAGCTAAGGCCACAAATGACCATCGTAGCGCAAAAATAGATCCTATAGATCCAGGCTTCGGTGGTGACCCTGATAAATCTCCGAAAGATACAGGTATTGATAAGATTTTAAATGAGTTTGCTGCGGTGAACTCAAGCATTCAAGTTGTCGCTAACTCTGCAGCTAATAATTCATTATTGATTGCTGATGTTGCAGCAACTCAGAGTGCATCTAATGTTGCACTTCAGGAAGCGAGTCAAACATTACAAGCCAAAACTGGTAAAGCTGTTCAGGTTCTAGAAACGGCTCGAAATGGTATGCAGTCAGGTGTCAATGAGCTTCATATTGCAGCAGGTAGTATGAAGACTTCACTCACAGCAGAGCTAGCAGACTTACAAGCACAGATAGACCGTTTAAATTCTGGTGATGATGGGACTAATCCACCAACGGTGGACGAAGAGCTTCGTGCTGGGCTCGTTGTTGCTAAAGATAAAGTAGAAACTGAATTAGTGGCTGTAAATAAAAGTGTTGATATCGTAGCTAATTCCGCTGCCAATAACAGTACGCTGATTGCGACGAACTCAGCTAATCAAGCTGCGACTAACGATGCACTTAAATCTGCTGGTCAAGAGTTACAAGCTAAGACAGGTAAAGCCGTTGAAACGCTTGAGACTGCACGTTCTGGAATGAATGCAGGTGCTAATGAGTTAATGGCAGCCCTACAAGCGATGCAAGCTCAGATGGATGCTCAAGCTAGACTGATTGCTGAGTTACAAGCAGGTGAAAACCCTGGTACTGGACTTCCTACTGGTATTGATGAAGAGGTACGTGATGGTTTACAAACAGCTTCAGCCACCATGCAGAAAAAACTTGGTACAGCTGCAGATACGCTAAAAGCGGCTTCTAAAGGACTTAAAAATAATAAGCCTCAGAATGGCGTTCAGCCTATTCAGCCTATTCAGCCAACAGACCCTGTTGAGCCAGTAACTCCACTTGATCCAAGAGAGCATGAATATGGTTCAGTTGGAAACGGAGCAGCAACAGCTTGGTTAAATGAGCGTATTGACTCAGGTAAGGGGCTGATGAACGAGCATCTTGACGCAGAGTTTACGGCATTTGAAGACAAGATCACCGCTATGTATCAATCCGACATGGCATCGTTCCAAGAAGATGTTCAAGATGAAATGGATGGAGTGATGGCATCTACCCATGCCATCACTAACTCTCGTCCTTTCTTGAGTAACGGTGGTACAGCAGTTGGTGTTGGTATTGGCGCTGCTGGTGATGCTTCAGCTGTTGCGATTGGTGTTGCTCATTCGTTTAAAGATACTGGTTGGTCTGTATCTGGTTCGGTAAATGCGACTACCGGTTCAAGCTCTGATGTTAGTTTGGGGGCTGGTGTTCAGTTTCAATTCTAA
- a CDS encoding prepilin-type N-terminal cleavage/methylation domain-containing protein, whose product MKNQSGFTLIEMIISIIVIGILAVVALPRFIHISDDAKIAVADGMAASFESSIKPASSKHVIENKKGFIVIDGSIVSFRSDNEIKSYPQAGDSRACAELWNKLTEGERASDFEDEYIHSVFYEKTCEYSIEEQIFTYNNNSGEVVRI is encoded by the coding sequence ATGAAAAATCAAAGTGGTTTTACCTTAATTGAGATGATTATCAGTATTATCGTTATCGGGATTCTTGCTGTAGTGGCCTTGCCTAGATTTATACATATTAGTGATGATGCTAAAATTGCGGTTGCTGATGGTATGGCTGCATCATTTGAATCTAGTATCAAACCTGCCAGCTCTAAGCACGTAATTGAGAATAAAAAAGGCTTTATTGTTATTGATGGTTCAATTGTATCTTTCCGTTCAGATAATGAGATAAAAAGTTATCCTCAAGCAGGTGACTCAAGAGCTTGTGCTGAGCTTTGGAACAAGTTAACGGAAGGTGAGCGAGCATCAGATTTTGAAGATGAGTATATTCACTCTGTATTTTATGAGAAGACGTGTGAATATAGTATTGAAGAGCAGATATTTACCTATAACAATAATTCGGGTGAAGTTGTTCGCATATGA
- a CDS encoding spondin domain-containing protein — MSLVQDVDIKSDVNPIHYHESTAMRHTIKLSLMLFALCLSPNLFADNYGNYHREAVYEVTVTNLTKGIAFTPILAATHKSGMQLFTLGEPSSENIANIAEGGDISGLKDELDSSSRVANTTSTDGLLTNGQSVTFEISSSRRFSQLSLISMLLPTNDTMVALRAKKLPRKRGQTVHYNMRAYDAGSEANDELCVNIPGPVCGGNPFSAPDASDEGYSYPSPGIHGEADLAQSLYDWNGAVAKVKIKRIR; from the coding sequence GTGTCTCTAGTTCAAGATGTTGATATCAAATCCGATGTTAACCCTATTCATTACCATGAGAGCACAGCCATGAGACATACTATAAAACTGAGTTTGATGCTTTTTGCCCTTTGCTTATCTCCTAATCTGTTTGCCGACAACTACGGAAACTATCACCGTGAAGCTGTTTATGAGGTAACGGTGACCAATCTAACCAAAGGGATCGCATTTACCCCTATTTTAGCTGCGACCCATAAGTCTGGAATGCAGCTGTTTACCTTAGGTGAACCATCCAGTGAAAATATCGCCAATATTGCCGAAGGTGGCGATATCAGTGGGTTAAAAGATGAGTTAGACAGTTCATCTAGAGTCGCTAATACAACCAGTACGGATGGATTGCTAACAAATGGCCAAAGTGTGACGTTTGAAATTAGTTCGAGTCGTCGCTTTAGCCAGCTCAGCTTAATTTCGATGTTATTGCCAACCAATGACACTATGGTTGCATTAAGAGCAAAGAAGCTGCCTAGAAAACGTGGTCAAACGGTTCACTACAATATGCGTGCGTATGACGCAGGCTCAGAAGCAAATGATGAGCTATGTGTGAATATTCCTGGCCCTGTTTGTGGCGGTAACCCTTTCTCTGCACCAGATGCCAGTGATGAAGGCTACTCATATCCCAGCCCAGGTATTCATGGTGAGGCTGATTTAGCTCAGTCACTCTACGATTGGAATGGCGCTGTTGCTAAAGTAAAAATTAAGCGTATCCGTTGA
- a CDS encoding MFS transporter — MRKLVMKMRPWPLFISAPLLGLSHSILLVFTPIFIEKTTLSLASLAILMSLGSALFLFSAPMWAKCSLRYGYPKVLLSGILGFSTSFSLMLVALWGSVSLQWPMVWVISSLIISRVIYGMTASAIVPSCQAWLSELNHAEHTMKKLAELSATMAFGRLIAPLLAMALIWIGWQAPLLFLSLAPLICLGYILKFSRSQEPLPAPAAHQIDKPISVQDKIDDKSVHSLLISITLICISYSCVTFLLTPMAIQWLNYSNQQASQYLSLLMTLAAMTMLLCHGITSKLKQVDQFKMMLLANMMLLLSLILMQLPIPHILFICVPLLSGAFAILQLQITSLLCNQAGKGKKAIATGLVSKYQTLGYGIGAGLLWLTNSDIDTNLQLLTLLGLAQLASLMFWKFNIGTKEAVKDAP, encoded by the coding sequence TTGCGAAAGTTAGTGATGAAAATGCGCCCTTGGCCGCTGTTTATATCGGCGCCGCTGTTAGGTTTAAGTCATAGTATTCTGCTTGTCTTTACTCCAATATTTATTGAGAAAACAACACTTTCTCTTGCATCTCTTGCAATATTAATGAGCTTAGGTTCGGCACTATTTCTATTTAGTGCTCCCATGTGGGCCAAGTGTTCACTGCGTTACGGATACCCTAAGGTGTTACTGAGTGGGATTTTAGGCTTCAGCACCAGTTTTAGCTTAATGCTCGTAGCTCTATGGGGGAGTGTTTCATTGCAGTGGCCTATGGTGTGGGTTATAAGCAGCCTTATCATCTCAAGAGTGATCTACGGCATGACAGCTTCGGCAATAGTACCAAGTTGTCAGGCTTGGTTAAGCGAGTTAAATCATGCTGAACATACAATGAAAAAACTCGCAGAACTCTCGGCAACCATGGCTTTTGGGCGGCTCATCGCCCCTCTGCTTGCAATGGCTCTGATCTGGATTGGCTGGCAAGCACCACTGCTATTTCTTAGCTTAGCACCACTGATTTGCTTGGGCTACATACTCAAATTTAGTCGCTCACAAGAGCCCCTACCTGCACCCGCTGCCCACCAAATAGATAAGCCAATAAGCGTTCAAGATAAAATAGATGATAAATCCGTCCACAGCCTACTTATCAGCATCACCTTAATCTGTATCAGCTACAGCTGTGTCACTTTCTTGCTGACACCTATGGCAATACAATGGCTAAATTACAGTAACCAACAAGCCAGCCAATATCTCAGTTTATTGATGACGTTAGCCGCCATGACTATGCTGTTATGCCACGGGATAACATCTAAGTTAAAGCAGGTCGATCAGTTTAAAATGATGTTACTGGCCAATATGATGTTACTGCTTTCACTGATCTTGATGCAGTTGCCAATCCCCCATATTTTGTTCATCTGTGTACCTCTACTTAGTGGCGCGTTCGCAATCTTACAGCTGCAGATAACTAGCTTATTGTGCAATCAAGCAGGGAAAGGAAAAAAAGCGATCGCCACAGGCTTAGTCTCTAAATACCAAACCTTAGGCTATGGCATAGGCGCTGGACTGCTGTGGCTTACCAACTCAGATATCGATACCAATTTACAACTTTTAACTCTGCTTGGGTTGGCACAACTCGCTTCACTGATGTTCTGGAAGTTCAACATCGGAACTAAAGAGGCTGTGAAAGATGCCCCTTAA
- a CDS encoding GNAT family N-acetyltransferase produces the protein MLVNEQSERVDLAAQCFFNGLLKEFHGWKVNEQQRLVSIDLPDSGVELQLSYEHLSSCGPHKFIFPIRYLDGKSRGSLSFERALSLIINESEIVGELSDSARDLFKDRVIQSAANTANGVTVRFDDLPHLYNQKLNFIEAEQALLVGHNMHPAPKSRSGFTGADTCYAPESGESFGLHWFAVHQTAWQGEIYGGEVDAAIASIIEDLKLDIKLDIRPIPSGYQLLPMHPWQVKVLKERDDIAHLFASDLILDLGIHGDGWRATTSLRAIYHPDCRFMLKYSLSVKLTNSVRHLSVKEVRRGMLLEKILDADKGLELQQRYPSMTIMREPGFVALQNSEGEAIEESLFAFRVNSFWKQSERESLVLASLTQADPMGGNSALANMVLSRANERKESTSITAQQWFQGYLEQVLEPLVTARSDYGVIFLAHQQNIVVDIQDRLPVGLFYRDCQGTGFTCAAQECFPEQLSEAAPENFMSREIVDPFISYYLIFNSSFSVISALASAGLVDESVLLNQLRLFMGHLKQKGYKDSGFVDYLLSSETLIFKGNFFVYLSNINENSIEDPSEIYQSIPNPLYVKSGTNALIKRLPDNSLIGFSQSGSSQANAISIETPETSCEVSLTELDGLRLIQPSGLSANFLRLSYLQMLSLIEHAMFAKEVKGVSISLSHWDQLCFAKPPRWICVDDNALFIGVSQFEQNPDLWLLSPLSRNLASPECFIKNDEVTYPLRPNHPQGVFFRRFSYELGLEFSLRLIDPQADLDLFHQWMNQPRVADFWELDKPKEELLEYLQTTIALKHQFPVMAMFNGNAFGYFEYYWAKEDRLGPYYEADDYDRGVHLLIGNDNYLGTQYWKVWGNYFIQYIFLADSRTKHLVGEPRVDNKNIIKLWQHFALEKVKEFHFPHKHAALVMGKRERFFEKMLRHYQGKN, from the coding sequence ATGTTAGTCAACGAGCAAAGTGAGCGTGTCGATCTGGCGGCTCAATGTTTTTTTAATGGGCTACTTAAAGAGTTTCATGGCTGGAAAGTGAATGAGCAACAGCGACTTGTCTCTATCGACTTGCCTGATAGTGGTGTTGAGTTACAGCTCTCATATGAACACCTTTCCAGTTGCGGCCCCCACAAGTTTATCTTCCCTATTCGTTATTTAGATGGAAAAAGCAGAGGTTCGCTGAGCTTTGAGCGTGCGCTATCTTTAATCATCAATGAGTCGGAGATTGTCGGTGAACTGTCCGATAGTGCAAGAGATCTGTTTAAAGATCGTGTGATCCAGAGTGCGGCAAATACCGCTAATGGGGTCACAGTAAGGTTTGATGATCTCCCGCATCTCTATAACCAAAAGCTGAATTTTATTGAAGCTGAACAGGCACTGCTGGTGGGACACAATATGCACCCTGCTCCTAAGAGTCGTAGCGGGTTTACTGGTGCCGACACTTGTTATGCTCCAGAGAGCGGTGAGAGTTTTGGCCTTCACTGGTTTGCCGTTCATCAAACAGCCTGGCAGGGCGAGATCTACGGTGGTGAGGTTGACGCTGCAATCGCCTCGATTATTGAAGACCTTAAGTTAGATATCAAGCTAGATATTAGGCCTATTCCCTCTGGTTATCAGCTACTTCCCATGCATCCTTGGCAAGTCAAAGTGCTTAAAGAGCGAGACGATATTGCACATCTGTTTGCATCCGATCTCATTTTAGATCTGGGTATTCATGGGGATGGTTGGCGAGCCACCACATCTTTACGAGCTATCTACCACCCAGATTGTCGCTTTATGCTCAAATATTCATTGAGTGTCAAGCTGACTAATTCAGTGCGCCACCTCTCGGTGAAAGAGGTGCGCCGTGGCATGTTGTTGGAAAAAATCTTAGACGCCGATAAAGGGCTTGAGTTGCAACAGCGCTACCCAAGTATGACCATAATGCGCGAGCCAGGGTTTGTGGCACTGCAAAACAGCGAGGGAGAGGCGATTGAGGAGAGTCTATTTGCCTTCAGAGTGAACAGTTTTTGGAAGCAGTCAGAGCGTGAATCTTTGGTGCTAGCGAGCTTGACTCAAGCCGATCCTATGGGTGGAAATAGCGCATTGGCTAACATGGTGTTGAGTCGAGCCAATGAGCGAAAAGAGTCTACCTCAATCACGGCTCAGCAGTGGTTTCAAGGATATTTGGAGCAAGTATTAGAGCCCTTAGTGACGGCGCGAAGTGACTACGGCGTAATATTTCTAGCTCATCAGCAAAATATCGTGGTGGATATTCAAGACAGGCTTCCTGTCGGCCTCTTCTACCGAGATTGTCAGGGAACCGGCTTTACCTGTGCGGCTCAAGAGTGTTTCCCCGAGCAGTTAAGCGAAGCCGCGCCTGAAAACTTTATGTCCCGCGAAATAGTGGATCCTTTTATCAGTTACTACCTGATATTTAATAGTAGTTTCAGCGTGATCAGTGCCCTAGCATCGGCTGGGTTAGTCGATGAGTCGGTACTGCTTAACCAGCTAAGACTGTTTATGGGGCATCTAAAGCAGAAAGGTTACAAGGATTCCGGCTTTGTTGATTATCTTCTAAGCTCTGAAACTTTGATATTTAAAGGTAATTTCTTTGTCTACCTGAGCAATATTAATGAAAACAGCATAGAAGATCCCAGCGAGATCTACCAGAGCATCCCCAACCCTCTCTATGTTAAATCAGGCACCAACGCTTTGATTAAACGGCTTCCCGATAATAGCTTGATCGGTTTTAGCCAGAGTGGTTCTAGCCAAGCCAATGCTATCAGTATCGAGACACCTGAAACCTCATGTGAAGTCAGCTTGACTGAACTCGATGGCTTAAGGCTTATACAGCCGAGCGGACTTAGCGCTAACTTCTTACGGCTCTCCTATCTGCAGATGCTATCACTGATTGAACATGCGATGTTTGCCAAAGAGGTTAAAGGGGTCAGTATCTCGCTATCTCATTGGGACCAACTCTGTTTTGCTAAGCCTCCTCGATGGATCTGTGTTGATGATAATGCGCTGTTTATTGGTGTTTCTCAGTTTGAGCAGAATCCAGATCTCTGGCTGTTATCTCCGCTATCACGCAATTTGGCCTCACCTGAGTGCTTTATTAAAAATGATGAGGTCACATATCCCTTAAGACCCAATCATCCACAAGGTGTTTTCTTCCGTCGTTTTAGTTATGAGCTGGGTCTGGAGTTTAGTCTGCGACTTATCGATCCACAGGCAGATCTTGATCTCTTCCATCAATGGATGAATCAGCCGAGAGTGGCCGATTTTTGGGAGCTTGATAAGCCTAAAGAGGAGCTACTTGAGTACTTGCAAACAACCATCGCGCTCAAGCATCAGTTTCCTGTGATGGCGATGTTCAATGGTAATGCCTTTGGTTATTTCGAATATTACTGGGCAAAAGAGGACAGACTTGGCCCCTACTACGAAGCCGATGATTACGATCGTGGCGTTCATCTGTTGATCGGCAATGATAATTACCTTGGTACCCAATATTGGAAAGTATGGGGTAACTACTTTATTCAATACATTTTTCTCGCTGATAGTCGTACAAAACACCTTGTTGGCGAACCGAGAGTCGATAACAAAAATATTATCAAGCTATGGCAGCACTTTGCCTTAGAGAAGGTGAAAGAGTTTCATTTTCCCCATAAACATGCAGCTTTAGTTATGGGGAAACGAGAGCGCTTTTTTGAAAAAATGTTACGTCACTATCAGGGGAAAAACTGA
- a CDS encoding lysine N(6)-hydroxylase/L-ornithine N(5)-oxygenase family protein translates to MNKDMKHFDLFGIGIGPFNLSIAALSQGINGLNTAFADAHKSMTWHPGLLLNEARMQTSPLKDMVTAVEPTNPLSFLSYLVNKRKIYAYMAAQMDTISRIEFADYLAWVASRVDNLIFDNPVDAVEFSGDKFLIHSKQGIFTSQHICLGTGKVAHLPACVKPYMGPKCLHASRLALKDRSYQGKTVAVVGGGQTGADVFLNLLQRQWGEPTRVIWISRRPNFQALDEGVFTDQYFTPGYGEIFYGLSEQVKSQEVKHQKLSSDGITSASLNEIYQHLYQERFIKGDKAGDKWNLRPHRTLTKMREQGDKFELTLRNGITNCDESLEVDELILCTGFESQIPSYLAPIKQKLDIDRYGQFNLNREFSVAWDGPQTNKVYAVNAGIHSHGILEPQLSLAAWRSAVIINDMLGHNHFDLSLEESIIDWGQEAPVLNKESIIKHQGIK, encoded by the coding sequence ATGAATAAGGATATGAAACACTTTGATCTTTTTGGTATAGGCATCGGGCCTTTTAACTTGAGTATTGCCGCGCTGTCTCAAGGCATTAATGGGTTAAATACAGCTTTTGCCGATGCTCATAAGTCGATGACTTGGCACCCTGGTTTGCTGCTCAATGAAGCGAGAATGCAGACCAGTCCATTGAAGGATATGGTGACGGCTGTTGAGCCGACCAATCCGCTCTCGTTTCTCTCTTACCTAGTGAATAAACGCAAAATCTACGCCTATATGGCGGCCCAGATGGACACCATCAGCCGAATAGAGTTTGCCGATTATTTAGCTTGGGTAGCCAGTAGAGTGGATAACCTGATCTTCGATAACCCCGTGGATGCAGTGGAGTTTTCTGGTGATAAATTTCTAATCCATAGCAAGCAGGGGATATTTACCAGCCAGCATATCTGCCTAGGAACCGGCAAGGTTGCTCACCTGCCAGCATGTGTTAAGCCCTATATGGGCCCTAAATGTCTGCATGCTAGTCGCCTAGCGTTAAAAGATCGCAGCTACCAAGGGAAAACCGTGGCTGTGGTCGGTGGTGGTCAAACTGGCGCCGATGTTTTTCTAAACCTGTTGCAGCGTCAGTGGGGGGAACCAACACGGGTTATCTGGATCTCGAGACGGCCTAATTTTCAAGCCTTGGATGAGGGGGTCTTTACCGATCAGTACTTTACTCCTGGTTATGGCGAGATCTTCTATGGATTGAGTGAACAAGTTAAAAGCCAAGAGGTGAAACATCAGAAGCTCTCGAGTGATGGCATTACCAGTGCATCTTTGAATGAGATCTATCAGCATCTCTATCAAGAGCGGTTTATTAAGGGAGACAAGGCGGGAGATAAATGGAACCTGCGCCCCCACAGAACGCTAACAAAGATGCGTGAGCAAGGTGACAAATTTGAGCTGACCTTAAGGAACGGGATCACAAATTGTGATGAGTCACTTGAGGTGGATGAGTTGATCCTCTGTACCGGTTTTGAATCGCAGATCCCAAGTTATCTGGCGCCGATTAAGCAGAAACTAGATATCGACCGCTATGGTCAATTTAATCTAAATCGCGAGTTTTCTGTTGCTTGGGATGGACCACAAACCAATAAAGTCTATGCGGTTAATGCGGGTATTCATAGCCATGGAATTTTAGAGCCTCAGCTTAGCCTAGCCGCTTGGCGTAGCGCCGTCATCATCAATGACATGCTTGGGCATAACCATTTTGACCTTTCATTAGAGGAGTCAATTATAGATTGGGGCCAGGAGGCTCCAGTTTTAAACAAAGAAAGTATTATTAAACATCAGGGAATAAAATAG